The Podospora pseudoanserina strain CBS 124.78 chromosome 7 map unlocalized CBS124.78p_7, whole genome shotgun sequence region CATAAACCCATAAATCATACCCGTGTGCTTTTGATCTACCACCATTCCCATTTTCCATTGCCGTGATTGTCCTTTTTTCTCCCATCGTATACCTTTGCGTGTCATCATTCATCACTGTTCACGGCTGTACTTTGAGCGCTGCCGCCACTTTGAGCCAtatctcatcatcaaaatcGGGATGGGCGCCAGCATTAGAGTGCCACCCGCCAGGATGCTGAAAGCCCACCCGTAcccaaacctctccatcaacgGAGCCGTCGTAAGAGGAAGGAAGGTGCCACAGAGACACCTCGTCACCATGACTCCTGTCAGCGCCGAGGCCGAGTATATGCCAAAAGCGTCGACAATGTATGTCATGAGGGGGATCATGGCCAGCATGAGGCAACTGCCGAGCAAGCTGACTGAAAAGAGCAacaagagaagagggagctTCCACTCGGGGATCCAGCCGTAAGCTGCCACCGCGACGGGGAGAGCAAAAGCTCCAATGATGGTCAATGGAAGGCGGAATTCCGGCTTGCCAACTCCCTTGTGGGTGTGTCGCATGCGGATGTAAATTCTGTCAAGGCAGTGATTGCATAGCAGGACACTGACTGTAGATCCAATTGCTGTAGGATGTCTAGTTAGCATCAACGTGTATAAGAATAGTCTGAGCAGGGCCAAACTCACTGAAACTGGCATAGCAGCTCCCAACCGCCATCGGTGACAACCCATACACATCCTGCAAAATATCCGCCAGCGTGGTGCTCATCACATAATAAAACGCAAAAACCACCGCTCCAAACAAGCTCATGGCCATCAGCACACCGCTCCCGAAAAGAACATGGGCCGGCCTCATGACCGCATCACCTAGCTTCTTCCACACCCCCTGTTGGCCAGCGAGTCCTTTCTGTTCTCCTTCGACCCTGAGCTTAACTTCTTCTTCGTAATCCACCGCTGTCTTGTACCCCTTGCCCCATCTCTTTGCCCGTTTCCTCAAAATGGCCACCTTGTATGTCTCCCTGAAGCACAACAGGAACATGAGTTCCCCCAGCGACGCCAGTCCAGCTGTCATCCAAatcaccttcctccacccGATCATCTCAGCAAGCGCACTGCCAATCAACGGGGCTACCGCTCCGCCCACAAGCGGCGCCAGATAAACCAACGACACGGGACTTCCTCTCTGCTCAGAAATGAACATGTCGCCCACAATGGCCGGGTTAAGCACGTTGCCAGCAACCACACACCCCGTTAGCATCCGCGCAACAACCAAGCTCGTGACAGACTGCGAGGTGGCCGTCATGATGGTGGCCAGGATGAAAATGATGTTGCAGACGTTCATGACCGGGTACCGGCCGTACATTTCCGAGAGCGGTGCGATGAACAGCGGGCCAGCGGCTTCGCCCAGCTCCCAGATCGTCACGAGAAGGACAGAAGATGATTTGCTGGGCGTGCTTCCTGGCGGCGAAAGGTCTGCGACAATCTCGGTCGCCAGAGGGACGAGTGAAATGCAAGTCATTGTGCTGCGTCTGATGTTAGTTTTGATTCGAAAGAGTGGCTGCGCGGAACCTGGTGAAAAAAATCATACACAGTAAAAGCCATAAAGGCCAGGATGAACACAATAGCCCATTTGAACGGTGTCGGCCATTCCAGCGGGTTTTCTGGGTCCCCAGAGGGATCAAAATCGATGATTATCGGCTCATCGTTGCCCCTGTTGTGATGGTTATGAGACCCGAGGAAGGCGTCATCTTCGTCGGCGGAATCGGCAGGTGAGTCCGACGTAGCAGGTAGACAGGTGTGATAATGGTGACCTTCGTCCGTCACACTGATGAGTAGAGGTTGAGTTTCCGGGGTTCCGAGGCGTACGCTCATTTTCTCGCTATTTCCAACTCTTCCCCCTATCAAAAGAAGCGTTTGAACACGAACACAGCccagaggaagaaagggggaagagggaaaaaaagaaaaagaagagagacCTGATCggtctttttgttcttgaagGATTGGTGATAACGATTTCCACCCTACATGTACGCATACCCCTCCTGTCCTTTTTTGAACATGGACAGGCGGTTCGGATCCAGACTTGAGTCTTCCCCGAATCGACACAACCGTCAGCAGTGGCCGGTCTCGCCGTGTAACCCctgccgtggtggtggttgaaaCTTTTTTTGTGCTTGTCGCTATGCAGCCAAGAGCAGGGGGATCGCTGAAAGGGCGCCGCTAGTGGAAATATCTGGGAGAAAAGGCGCGGGCGTTGCGACGCTGATGACCAAACCAATTCACAATGGCAATTGACACTGTGTTTTTGGGCCACAGCAGATGGTCTCACTTCTGAGATGCTGTGCCTCCAGTGTCTTCGGCGGGTGTCCAGTGGTCTCGGATGGCGGATATAACGTTGACGGATACTGTATTAAACTGTGTTCTGCCCATTCATCACCCCACATTCTAGCAACTTCGAGATTTTCTCCAATGcccagcctccccctccactcaCATGAAGATTCACCCCTCTCTACTGACCATGTTTAGTGACTCCCGTGTTCCGATATGCCGTCCTGTTGCGGAACTTCCATCCACCGTCTGCACCTCAAAAAGACCCTTAATCCAATGCACGGCGCCCTTCGGATAACAGCGGCAATCCAAGGTGTTTTCCCCAACAGATGCTTTAAAGCAGTGGCAAATATGTCGTCAAGGTGGCTCGATACTTCCAATGGTGTGCTTCCAGTGTCCCATCCACGATAGTGATATCGAAGGGTTCACACCCTCGATACCCAATTCTGTCGATCGATTGGTGAAGCTCAATGGTTGGTGCTGAGGGCCGATCTGACCCAAGGGTGGCGCACCACTGAATGCAACCCCAATTTTCAGCGCTTGTTTCCCCCGCACCAGAGCGACGTTGGCCGCTGGGAAAGGGAAACCTGGCATGTCACGGCCTGTCACGGGTTAGGGTTTTCCAGTCACCCCGCCCCCTTTCCCAGCATTCTCCTTGTTGACAAACCCctgaaaacaaaaagaggaaaaCTTTTGTTGGTCGGGTGATGTTCTCCCGCAGGAGTCCATTTTGAGGGGTTTAAAGTGTATTCATCATGAGCTCCTCATGCC contains the following coding sequences:
- a CDS encoding uncharacterized protein (COG:S; EggNog:ENOG503NYU5), whose product is MSVRLGTPETQPLLISVTDEGHHYHTCLPATSDSPADSADEDDAFLGSHNHHNRGNDEPIIIDFDPSGDPENPLEWPTPFKWAIVFILAFMAFTVTMTCISLVPLATEIVADLSPPGSTPSKSSSVLLVTIWELGEAAGPLFIAPLSEMYGRYPVMNVCNIIFILATIMTATSQSVTSLVVARMLTGCVVAGNVLNPAIVGDMFISEQRGSPVSLVYLAPLVGGAVAPLIGSALAEMIGWRKVIWMTAGLASLGELMFLLCFRETYKVAILRKRAKRWGKGYKTAVDYEEEVKLRVEGEQKGLAGQQGVWKKLGDAVMRPAHVLFGSGVLMAMSLFGAVVFAFYYVMSTTLADILQDVYGLSPMAVGSCYASFTIGSTVSVLLCNHCLDRIYIRMRHTHKGVGKPEFRLPLTIIGAFALPVAVAAYGWIPEWKLPLLLLLFSVSLLGSCLMLAMIPLMTYIVDAFGIYSASALTGVMVTRCLCGTFLPLTTAPLMERFGYGWAFSILAGGTLMLAPIPILMMRYGSKWRQRSKYSREQ